The Chlamydiales bacterium DNA window AGAAAAAGCACCCAGGTAATCATTGCACCATACTTTCCAAGCGTATATTTAGCCATCGAAATAAGGTTCACTTCATGATCAAACCACAAGTTAACCTCCATCACTAAAAAGGCTGTAAATATCGTTCCAAGCCATATTGCAGTAAATAAAAGAATGGAAGGATAAAATCCTGCCATAGCAGTAAGTACAGGTAATGCAAGCATTCCAGCTCCCACTGCAGTACCTGTTACAAGTAAAATGCCTCCAAATAAGCGACTATTCATTTTTCAAACTCTCAAGTTAAAAATCACAATAATAATAACAAAAAGATAGGCTATGATAGGAAGAATAAATGAAAACCCACCTCCACCTACTTTATAAACAAAATCTTCTTTATGCTGCGCTCTTCCCTTCCATACTATCATCACAGGTAATATTCCAAGAAGTACTGCAACAAAAATTCCAGCATAATCAAGTGCTAAAATAAATCCTCTTGGATAAAAAAATACAAATAGTAGAGGGGGCAAAAACGTACATGATGCGGATATTAATTTACCACTCCTTGTATGTTTAATTTTTAAGCCATCTGACAAAAAATGAGAAAGGCTCAAACCCACTCCTAAAAATGAGGTAAGAATTGCTAAAAATGAAAAAACACGCGCACACGTTGCAAGTAAGGGATTATTAAGTAATCCTGCAAGAGAATAAGTGGCTGTCTGTCCCTCTTGCAGAGCCTCTTGCAACCCAAATACACCAAAAACAGGAACATTTCCAAGTACTACATACTCCCAGATAAGATAAACAATAAGAGGAATTATGCTGCCTATGAAAATCACTCTCTTCAACGCTTTCACATTTCTGTCTAAGTAAGTTGTTAAACTTGGAATAATGATATGAAACCCATAGGATGTAACAACAACAGGAATTGCTCCCAAAAGATATTTTGGCTCGAACCTATCCAATAAAACATAATCAATAGTATTACTAGAAAGACCTACTAATAAAAAATAAATAATCACAAGCCCTATCATTAGGGATCTATTTAAATAATCAACATGCCTAGTACCCAAATAGATAAACAACCCAAAAATCAATAAAAAAGGTAGCGGCTGCACCCATCCTGGAATATCTGTAAAGCCTAAAAATGCAGCTAACTCCACAAACATAGACCCACTTGCGGATAAATAGGCAGCTGTCAATGCGTAGAGCAATAATAAATAAAATACCCAAGTAACACATGCTCCAACCCTTCCAAGGGTGTATCGAGATATTGTTACTAAATTTACAGGCTTTGGAAACCACAAATTTGCTTCTAGAAATAAAAAGGCTGTAATTAAGCTCATTGACCAATAGAAAATGAACAATAGAAGTGAGGGATAAAAGCCTGCCATACCCGTGAGTACGGGTAGAGCAAGCATACCAGCTCCTATTGTAGTTCCAGACACTAAAAGAATGCCGCCAAGTTGGCGGCTTTTTTTAACGTACATTTTCAAGGCTCCATGCTTTAAGAGTATCTAACAAGCCAAGTTCGCTACTAAGTTCTAAAAGAAACACACCCGTTGCAAATAAGATGATAATAACCAATAAGAAACGCCCTCCTGGTACCAGGATAGCATGAGTGCTTTTTTTGTGATAACGCAAAACCCATGTCATCAACGCGGGCATAATTCCAAATAAAATAACCGCAACACCGCCCGCATAATTCAGCGCTGTTAAAAATACGTGCGGGCTTATAACTGCAAAAATAAATGGAGGTACAAAAACAAGTGCGCACAGCACTTTACTCTCTCGCTTTTGACTTTTCACTTTCAAAGCATCTGCTAAGAAGTGCACAAAACTTAGAGCCACCGCCAAAAACGAAGTAATCAAAGCAAAGACTGCAAAATATTCCGCCATACTTGCAATCCAAGAATTTCCAAGAATACTCTTAAGCGCATCTGTTGCAGAACTTCCCTTTTCTAAAGCCTCAACAAGACCATTTGCACCATTTACTGGCACTATTCCAAGAACCATCCACTCCCAAATAAGATAAATGCATAAAGGGATTGCGCTTCCTGCATACAACGTCCATTTCAAAGACCTTGCATGCCCTTTTAAGTAAGGCACTAAACTCGGTACAATGTTGTGAAAGCCAAATGATATAATTAAAATCGGAAGCATAAAAAATGTGTAACTCCATTCACTTCTTTCAAGAAGTTCATATTTCACATCGAGTGCTCCAAAACTAATCAGACACACATAGGAAATTACAAGGCCAATCATCAAAAAACGGTTAAAATAATCTACAGCTTGTGTTCCAAGATAAACAAGAAAGCCAAAAAAGAGGACAAAGATAAGGCTGCCCAAAAAGTCTGGAACTTGTACGTGGATAATTGCTTGAATCGCACTTGCAAGAAGTGCGCCGCTTGCAGCAACGTAGGCTACTAGCAATGAATAGAAAAGAAGAGCCCATACAACCCAAATAATCCATTTTCCAGCCCTTCCAAGGGTAGATTCTGCCATTGTAATAATGCTTACATTTTCACCGATGGCAAGATTTGCCTCCAAAAGTAAAAGGCCTGTTGTCGTCATAAACAACCAACACAGTAAAAACATAATGATCGCAGGGGTAAAACCGCCAGGCCCCGTCAATACGGGAAGCGCTAGCATACCCGCTCCAATGCAATTGCCAGCAACCAATAAGATTGCTCCTAAAACACGACTTTTTTGTATATTTTTCTCTTTCATAAATCCTTAGCAGTACTTAAAACATAAATTTTACGTTTCTTAATTCAATTTTTTGAATTTAAAAGAAACAGGGTGGAATTAATAATTAGGATAATAAGATTGTTGGTGCAGATTGCACCAAAAACTGAAAGAAAAAAATGGAAAGCAAGAGGTCATGAAAAACGGAAGATCTCTTTTCAATTGATGTACCATAATGATACGACCCTTACTTTACTTGCGGCTCTATTCAAACATATCTTCAAATTATCCGCAATCTAAAAATATTTTTATAATTAAAATCACGCTGTTATAGCATTTCAGCTACTTATATTTTAGGAATATAAATTCATATGAAGAGCAACTGGATAAAAAGCTATATTTATATAACGCTTACAATGTGTCATTTTTCTATATTTGCACACTACAGTCAAAACTATAAAGATGAAATACGTAACATTGTTTCGGATGCGGGTAACTGTATTGAAGAAGCTGGACATAATTGGTTTGCTCATCCTATTTCTTGCTCAGCAATGTGGGCATGGCCATATGAAATTCTGTACAACTGCTCGAATTATTCTGATTTTCGCGGAACATTTAATTACTTATTTTGGTGGAATGATAATCAATATTCTGAACTTGAGTGTGATAGGAAAAGATCTGTAGAAGAATGCCAATCAAAGCTATCGAGCATAAGAACTTCTCAATCAAGAAACTATTGGGAAGCACAACTGGAAAAATTTCAAACTGATTTTGATTCCTATCTATCAAGGCACTCTTCAGCAAAAACACATTTACAAAATGGGATGGATATTGTTCAAGCCCGTTTTAGTATTCTTTACAGCAATTATTCTTATTTAGACGACCCTCACAACTATTATCAAAAAGGCTTGATCT harbors:
- a CDS encoding aromatic amino acid transport family protein is translated as MYVKKSRQLGGILLVSGTTIGAGMLALPVLTGMAGFYPSLLLFIFYWSMSLITAFLFLEANLWFPKPVNLVTISRYTLGRVGACVTWVFYLLLLYALTAAYLSASGSMFVELAAFLGFTDIPGWVQPLPFLLIFGLFIYLGTRHVDYLNRSLMIGLVIIYFLLVGLSSNTIDYVLLDRFEPKYLLGAIPVVVTSYGFHIIIPSLTTYLDRNVKALKRVIFIGSIIPLIVYLIWEYVVLGNVPVFGVFGLQEALQEGQTATYSLAGLLNNPLLATCARVFSFLAILTSFLGVGLSLSHFLSDGLKIKHTRSGKLISASCTFLPPLLFVFFYPRGFILALDYAGIFVAVLLGILPVMIVWKGRAQHKEDFVYKVGGGGFSFILPIIAYLFVIIIVIFNLRV
- a CDS encoding aromatic amino acid transport family protein encodes the protein MKEKNIQKSRVLGAILLVAGNCIGAGMLALPVLTGPGGFTPAIIMFLLCWLFMTTTGLLLLEANLAIGENVSIITMAESTLGRAGKWIIWVVWALLFYSLLVAYVAASGALLASAIQAIIHVQVPDFLGSLIFVLFFGFLVYLGTQAVDYFNRFLMIGLVISYVCLISFGALDVKYELLERSEWSYTFFMLPILIISFGFHNIVPSLVPYLKGHARSLKWTLYAGSAIPLCIYLIWEWMVLGIVPVNGANGLVEALEKGSSATDALKSILGNSWIASMAEYFAVFALITSFLAVALSFVHFLADALKVKSQKRESKVLCALVFVPPFIFAVISPHVFLTALNYAGGVAVILFGIMPALMTWVLRYHKKSTHAILVPGGRFLLVIIILFATGVFLLELSSELGLLDTLKAWSLENVR